One part of the Malus sylvestris chromosome 2, drMalSylv7.2, whole genome shotgun sequence genome encodes these proteins:
- the LOC126614065 gene encoding 40S ribosomal protein S11-like, protein MPFHWKCFYRGPILAGTCHSAKMNKTIIVRRTYLHYIKKYQRYEKRHSNIPAHVSPCFHVKEGDHVTIGQCRPLSKTKRFNVLKVTPAGSSGTGRKAFAGI, encoded by the exons ATGCCCTTTCACTGGAAATGTTTCTATCGGGGCCCCATCTTGGCTGGCACTTGCCATAGTGCTAAGATGAACAAAACAATCATCGTTCGAAGGACTTATCTACATTATATCAAGAAATATCAGAG ATATGAAAAGAGACATTCCAACATCCCGGCACACGTATCTCCATGCTTCCATGTGAAGGAAGGAGATCATGTTACCATCGGCCAGTGTAG GCCACTGTCCAAGACTAAGAGGTTCAACGTCTTGAAGGTGACTCCTGCTGGATCTTCCGGCACTGGCAGGAAGGCTTTTGCTGGAATTTGA